The sequence CTATTTACCACTTCAGCCAGCAAGCGTTGATGCTCTGCCTCTACAACATCTTGGGCAATCGTCTTAGAAGGATCGCGATAGGTAAAACGCAAGGTCATGTTCTGATAGCCTGGGCTGAGCTTATCGCTGCGATAAATATCAAGGAGAGACACTCTTTCTAAAAGCTGCGATTGCTGGCTTTTAATCGCGTCAAGGATGACATCAAAAGAAACCTTATCTGTAATTGTAAAAGTCCAATCCCGTTCCGATCCAGGATAAATCGCCAATGGCTCTGTCTTCTCCCGGCGCTTGGCCATTTGCATGAGATCATGCAAATTAAATTCCCCAAATAAAATACGCTGCGAGACGTCTAAGCGCCGCTGAATGGCCGGATGAATTTCTCCTATAGATCCGATTTCCAAAGAATTGACAAAAACGGATGCCTGTCGGCCCGAGTGGAAAGTCTCAATGCCTAAATTTTTAAAAACCGGCTGCGGAATGCCCAATTCATTAAAGATATTTTCTACAATGCCTTTCAAATCATAGAAGTCATAATCATGCGACTTAATATCCCAATGATGCGGACTGGATTTGCCTGTTAAGATAATTCCTGCAACTGATTGCTCTTTATATTGATTGCCATCTTTAAAGTGAATTCTACCAATTTCAAATCCGCCAATATGGTGGTTTTGATGATCGATATTATATTTGACAACTTGCAATAGGCCAGGTAAAAGGGACGTGCGCAGAATAGATTGTTCGATGGATGTGGGATTCACCACACTGACAACCGATTCTGGAGGCATAGAATAATCTTGCACGATATTAATTAAGGAAGGCCCGATCAAATCGCAAGTGAGAAATTCTTGCAGCCCTTCGGCAATCAAACGCGCTTGTACTTCCTTTTCAAATACGTAAATAGGGGCCGGCGGAAGGGATGAAGAATGATAAGCTCCTCCTTGTCTAGGAATATTGTCATAGCCATATAAGCGGGCGACTTCTTCCACTAGATCAATTTCTTCTTTCAAATCCACTCGGTAGGTCGGCACGCGAACGGCACAGCGGTCTTGTCCATCCCAATGGGTGCCAAAGCCCAGCCTTTTAAAAATATCCTCCACTTCACCGCGGCTAAGAAACGTTCCGAGCATTCGATTGATGCGGGCTAGTCGGCAATGAATAACAGCTTCCGGAAAATCTTTTGCCTTTATATCGATCTCGCCAGCTTGAATATGCCCGCCAGCCAGCTCTCGGATCAACATAGCAGCTCGATTCAAAGACGTGGTTAACTGATTGGGATCCGTTCCTCTTTCAAAGCGCTTGGAGGCGTCCGTCTGCAAGCCGAGCTGTTTGCTTGTCTTGCGAATGCTGACAGGATCAAAATAGGCCGATTCCAGAGCAATATGGTGCGTTTGTTCACTCACTTCACTATTCATGCCTCCCATTACCCCAGCAATGGCAATTGGCTTCTTGGCATCGCAAATCATCAAATGCGAAGATTGCAGAGCACGCACCTTTCCATCCAAAGTTTCAAATGCCTCGCCTTCTTGAGCTTTTTTGATGAGTAAACGTTGGCCTTCTATTTGGTCA comes from Candidatus Protochlamydia phocaeensis and encodes:
- the pheT gene encoding phenylalanine--tRNA ligase subunit beta, which codes for MRIPLSWLKEYIDLTLSPGEIAKILTMAGLEVDGYETIGASFSGIVVGRVLEAEKHPNADKLTVATVTDGSQTYQVVCGAPNCRKGLKTAFALLGATLQDEGKEFKIKKTKIRGVESSGMLCSGAELGLSDEQDGIMELPEELPEGMSLSDIYADTIFEISLTPNLGHCASVIGVARELAAAIGSALRYPAISLKEAAQSVEESVQVEVVDKDACPRYTCCVIKDVKVGPSPDWLKQRLEKCGIRSVNNVVDVTNYVLLEMGHPLHAFDYDQIEGQRLLIKKAQEGEAFETLDGKVRALQSSHLMICDAKKPIAIAGVMGGMNSEVSEQTHHIALESAYFDPVSIRKTSKQLGLQTDASKRFERGTDPNQLTTSLNRAAMLIRELAGGHIQAGEIDIKAKDFPEAVIHCRLARINRMLGTFLSRGEVEDIFKRLGFGTHWDGQDRCAVRVPTYRVDLKEEIDLVEEVARLYGYDNIPRQGGAYHSSSLPPAPIYVFEKEVQARLIAEGLQEFLTCDLIGPSLINIVQDYSMPPESVVSVVNPTSIEQSILRTSLLPGLLQVVKYNIDHQNHHIGGFEIGRIHFKDGNQYKEQSVAGIILTGKSSPHHWDIKSHDYDFYDLKGIVENIFNELGIPQPVFKNLGIETFHSGRQASVFVNSLEIGSIGEIHPAIQRRLDVSQRILFGEFNLHDLMQMAKRREKTEPLAIYPGSERDWTFTITDKVSFDVILDAIKSQQSQLLERVSLLDIYRSDKLSPGYQNMTLRFTYRDPSKTIAQDVVEAEHQRLLAEVVNRLGEALKS